GTTGACGCCCGCGTTCTGCGCCCGGCCAACTACCCGGAAGGGGTTCCCGGCAGAGGCTCCGCCGTGTTCACCACCCGGGGCGGGAAAAAGGTGGGCATACTAAACGTGATGGGCCGGGTGTTCATGGACGCGCTGGACTGTCCTTTCAAAGCCGCAGAACGGGAGCTGGAAAAACTTAAAGCCGAAACCAACATAGTAATAGTGGACGCCCATTGCGAGGCCACGTCTGAAAAACAGGCGTTGGGATATTTTCTGGACGGGCGGGTGTCCGCCGTACTGGGAACCCACACCCATGTGCAAACCGCCGACGAGAAAATCATGTCCCGCGGCACGGCGTTTATAACAGACGTGGGCATGACCGGCCCGGCCCATTCCATAATCGGCGTGCGGGTGGACATAATTCTCAAAAGGTTTTTACAGAAGTTGCCCGAGAGGTTCGAGGAGGCCCATGGCCCCGGCCAACTAAACGCCGTGCTGGTGGAGGTGGATGATTTGACCGGGCTTGCAAAAAATATTAAGCGGGTGCAAACCGCCGAGCCGGAGAATTAAAAAACCCGCGAGGGTTTCGCGGGTCTAACCGGAAAGGACCACCCTAGCCTTTGATGTTCAGCAGAGAGCCTATCGCCCCGGCCTGAATTTTCGTTCCCTGTTTCAGCGCCGAAGTGGCCGCCTGGTTCAGCACGTTGTTCCGGTTCATGTCCGACACGCCTTGGGCATAATCCAGGTCGCTGATGTTGGAGTTGGCCGCAACAAGGTTTTCCTTGTAAACGCCCAGGTTGCTGGCCGCCGAGTCGAACC
This DNA window, taken from Nitrospinota bacterium, encodes the following:
- a CDS encoding TIGR00282 family metallophosphoesterase; the encoded protein is MKILVIGDVFGRTGRRMLKTGLANIVNLMKADFVIANCENLAGGFGFTKEMLEEVYAAGVEAVTTGNHVWDKKEALDIAKVDARVLRPANYPEGVPGRGSAVFTTRGGKKVGILNVMGRVFMDALDCPFKAAERELEKLKAETNIVIVDAHCEATSEKQALGYFLDGRVSAVLGTHTHVQTADEKIMSRGTAFITDVGMTGPAHSIIGVRVDIILKRFLQKLPERFEEAHGPGQLNAVLVEVDDLTGLAKNIKRVQTAEPEN